A region from the Candidatus Gracilibacteria bacterium genome encodes:
- the ftsZ gene encoding cell division protein FtsZ: MAPIKKDDPTATTLRTLFSSASTKRRNLEVTPDITPVAQIKVLGLGGGGCNALNRMIKADVRGIEFIAINTDSQALYHSESPNKINVGKATTRGLGAGANPEVGKRSAEESSEEIKAALQGADMVFITCGLGGGTGTGAAPVVAEIAKELGILTVAVVTKPFAFEGARRRTQADEGLENLKNKVDTIITIPNDKILSLIDKKTPLVDAFMVVDDVLRQGVQGIADLITVHGMINVDFADVKTVMENAGSALMGIGYGTGENRAAQAAKAAIESPLLELDVAGAKGILFNITGGNDLSMFEVDEAARIITEAADPDANIIFGAVVNDSYTGEIKITVVATGFEDSRRGTASSFRGGIENRLVKKTLGATSEEMVGKATENELDIPAFIRKSMSK, translated from the coding sequence ATGGCACCCATTAAAAAGGACGACCCTACCGCAACCACGTTGCGCACTTTATTTTCTTCCGCGAGCACCAAGCGTCGCAATCTTGAAGTCACCCCGGACATTACGCCCGTGGCTCAAATCAAGGTTCTCGGACTTGGAGGAGGCGGATGCAATGCCTTAAACCGCATGATTAAAGCGGATGTCCGAGGCATTGAATTCATTGCGATCAATACCGATTCCCAGGCCCTCTATCATTCCGAATCCCCGAACAAGATCAATGTGGGAAAAGCCACAACTCGCGGATTGGGTGCCGGAGCAAACCCGGAAGTGGGAAAACGTTCCGCTGAAGAAAGTTCCGAGGAAATCAAGGCCGCCCTTCAAGGTGCGGACATGGTTTTCATTACCTGTGGATTGGGTGGAGGAACCGGAACCGGAGCCGCCCCCGTGGTCGCCGAAATCGCCAAAGAATTGGGTATTTTGACGGTTGCCGTGGTAACCAAACCGTTCGCGTTCGAAGGCGCTCGCCGACGCACACAAGCGGATGAAGGCCTCGAAAATCTCAAGAATAAAGTGGATACCATTATCACGATCCCGAACGATAAGATTCTTTCTTTGATTGATAAAAAGACTCCGCTCGTGGACGCCTTTATGGTGGTGGACGATGTTCTTCGCCAAGGGGTTCAAGGTATTGCGGATCTCATCACGGTTCATGGAATGATCAACGTCGACTTTGCGGACGTGAAAACCGTCATGGAAAACGCAGGTTCTGCGTTGATGGGTATTGGATACGGCACCGGAGAAAATCGTGCCGCGCAAGCTGCCAAGGCTGCGATCGAAAGCCCGTTGCTCGAACTTGATGTGGCCGGAGCCAAAGGAATTCTCTTCAACATCACCGGAGGAAACGACCTCTCTATGTTCGAAGTGGACGAAGCTGCCCGCATCATTACCGAAGCTGCGGATCCGGATGCCAACATCATCTTTGGAGCCGTGGTCAACGACTCTTACACGGGGGAAATCAAGATCACGGTGGTTGCCACCGGATTTGAAGACAGCCGTCGCGGAACCGCTTCTTCTTTCCGTGGAGGAATCGAAAATCGATTGGTCAAAAAAACCTTGGGTGCCACCTCGGAAGAAATGGTGGGCAAGGCCACTGAAAATGAACTCGATATTCCGGCATTCATTCGAAAGAGCATGTCAAAATAA
- the ftsA gene encoding cell division protein FtsA, with protein sequence MAKSHVIAGLDIGSSKIRTVVGTLGEKNTQLNVIGVGVSPSMGLRKGRVIDVEEAINSISSALEDAERMSGEPINHVFLGIGGSHLESMDSKGVIAIPNGNEITEADVDRVLEAAQAVSIPSNRRILRIIPKAFMVDEQKGIKYPVGMTGIRLEVEAHLITGLTPAITNIEKCVHQAGVDIDDIIPNGLAASEAVLSKRQKELGVVVVDIGCGGTSVIVFEEGTILHSASIPVGGESVTNDVAIGLRTSIDTAEKIKIEYGTCIPDEVNDRETIDLSLISKIDNQTISKRHLAEIIQARYHEIFVLVKDELAKINRDGMLPAGVIVTGAGVKMPGVVDLARETLNLPVQIGFPQNFESVVDKIDDPAYATAIGLAIWGSRFEGHGYSFDFRSLNVSKTFQSIKSWARSLLP encoded by the coding sequence ATGGCTAAATCCCATGTCATTGCAGGCCTCGATATTGGTAGCTCAAAAATTCGTACCGTGGTTGGAACGTTGGGAGAAAAAAACACGCAACTCAATGTGATTGGCGTTGGCGTTTCCCCGTCCATGGGACTCCGTAAAGGCCGTGTGATTGACGTGGAGGAAGCGATCAATAGTATTTCTTCCGCGCTTGAAGATGCGGAACGTATGTCCGGAGAACCCATCAATCATGTGTTCTTGGGTATTGGAGGCAGTCATTTGGAATCCATGGATTCCAAGGGAGTTATTGCCATCCCCAATGGAAATGAAATCACTGAAGCGGATGTGGATCGCGTTTTGGAAGCGGCGCAAGCGGTTTCCATTCCGTCCAACCGACGCATTTTACGTATCATTCCAAAAGCGTTTATGGTCGACGAACAAAAAGGAATTAAATATCCCGTGGGCATGACCGGAATTCGCCTTGAAGTTGAAGCTCATCTCATCACCGGACTCACTCCGGCCATCACCAATATTGAAAAATGTGTACATCAAGCCGGTGTCGATATCGACGACATCATCCCCAACGGATTGGCGGCTTCGGAAGCCGTGCTTTCCAAGCGCCAGAAAGAATTGGGCGTGGTGGTGGTGGACATCGGATGCGGAGGCACTTCCGTCATTGTATTTGAAGAAGGAACTATTTTGCACAGCGCTTCCATCCCGGTGGGAGGAGAAAGTGTCACTAATGATGTGGCCATCGGACTTCGTACCTCTATCGATACCGCGGAAAAGATCAAGATTGAATACGGGACCTGTATCCCGGATGAAGTGAACGATCGCGAAACCATCGACCTTTCTTTGATCAGCAAAATCGATAATCAAACCATTTCCAAGAGGCATCTCGCAGAAATCATCCAGGCTCGTTATCACGAAATTTTCGTCCTTGTGAAAGACGAACTCGCCAAAATCAACCGAGATGGCATGCTCCCGGCCGGAGTCATTGTGACCGGTGCCGGAGTTAAGATGCCGGGGGTTGTGGATTTGGCCCGAGAAACACTCAATTTACCGGTTCAAATCGGGTTCCCTCAAAACTTCGAAAGTGTGGTGGATAAAATCGACGATCCCGCTTACGCCACGGCCATCGGTTTGGCGATCTGGGGATCTCGCTTTGAAGGCCATGGTTATTCCTTTGATTTCCGCAGTTTAAATGTTTCCAAAACTTTTCAGTCCATCAAGAGTTGGGCTCGCAGTCTTTTACCTTAA
- the def gene encoding peptide deformylase → MLLALEKGKKNPILRGEMEPVKRFDKALKKLTQDMEETMFESNGVGLAAPQIGKNISLALVRLNVETQSETILVLANPEILETSDDMIDMEEGCLSLPGKWGTVPRHSSLTVTFQNVRGEKQVLHLEGFNARIVQHEVDHLNGKLFIDRAI, encoded by the coding sequence ATGCTTCTCGCACTCGAAAAAGGTAAAAAAAACCCCATCCTCCGCGGAGAAATGGAACCCGTTAAGCGCTTTGATAAAGCGTTGAAAAAACTGACCCAAGACATGGAAGAAACCATGTTTGAATCCAATGGCGTGGGTCTTGCCGCACCTCAAATCGGCAAAAACATCTCTCTCGCCCTTGTTCGACTCAACGTAGAAACCCAAAGTGAGACCATTTTGGTTTTAGCCAATCCCGAAATTCTCGAAACCTCAGACGACATGATCGACATGGAAGAAGGTTGTCTCAGTCTTCCCGGGAAATGGGGAACCGTGCCGCGTCATTCCAGTTTGACCGTGACGTTTCAAAATGTGCGTGGCGAAAAACAAGTCCTACACCTTGAAGGTTTCAATGCCCGCATTGTTCAGCACGAAGTGGATCATTTGAATGGAAAGTTGTTTATCGACCGAGCGATTTAA
- a CDS encoding nucleoside deaminase yields the protein MDKKFMAEALKIARTHCMKYEGGPFGAVIVKKGKVISQGWNTVTTDNDPTCHAEVNAIRKACRKLRTFDLSGCEIYSTTEPCPMCLAAIYWAKLKRLYFGNSRKDAAKIGFDDQFIYDEIGKAPGKRKIKTISKLMAKEANAIFKEWKKLPGVKMY from the coding sequence GTGGATAAAAAATTCATGGCCGAAGCCCTCAAGATCGCCCGAACCCATTGTATGAAATACGAAGGAGGCCCATTCGGCGCCGTGATTGTTAAAAAAGGGAAAGTGATTTCTCAAGGGTGGAACACGGTCACCACAGATAACGACCCCACCTGCCACGCCGAGGTGAACGCAATCCGCAAAGCCTGCCGAAAATTGCGTACATTTGATTTGTCGGGATGCGAAATTTACTCCACCACTGAGCCCTGTCCTATGTGTTTGGCCGCGATTTATTGGGCAAAACTCAAACGTTTATATTTCGGAAATAGCCGAAAAGACGCAGCTAAAATCGGGTTTGATGACCAATTTATTTATGATGAAATCGGCAAAGCTCCGGGGAAGCGAAAAATTAAAACCATCTCAAAATTAATGGCCAAAGAGGCCAATGCCATTTTTAAAGAATGGAAGAAGTTGCCGGGGGTAAAGATGTATTAA
- a CDS encoding 5'-3' exonuclease H3TH domain-containing protein, which produces MASPDSKKKFVVIDGHALIYRGYFAIPPLRTQKGELVNAAMGFTTVLLNMVQKFKPDYLAVTFDLKGPTFRHEAYEGYKATRAETPEELLSQIPRIRQIVGAFNIPVFEKAGFEADDMIATLTERLKAYPDMEMWIVTGDMDLTQLVNDQVKILAPLTGFNDVKTYDAAAVTEKFGVRPNQMVDYKALVGDVSDNIMGVDGIGKKTAAKLLQQYDSLDGIYSAIDSIKGALHDKLEKGREAAYQCKTLVSLIHDAPLDFVLEDCVTRSVDSPQIRLLFQELEFRRLLEKFDGIHEGWEKEQQPTLF; this is translated from the coding sequence ATGGCCTCTCCCGACTCCAAGAAAAAATTTGTTGTGATCGACGGTCACGCATTGATTTATCGTGGGTATTTTGCAATCCCACCATTGCGCACCCAAAAAGGGGAGCTGGTGAATGCGGCCATGGGGTTTACGACCGTGCTCTTGAATATGGTTCAAAAATTTAAGCCCGATTATTTAGCGGTGACATTTGACTTAAAAGGCCCCACGTTTCGGCATGAAGCGTATGAAGGGTATAAAGCGACTCGAGCTGAAACGCCGGAGGAATTATTGTCCCAAATTCCGCGTATTCGCCAAATCGTGGGAGCATTCAATATCCCGGTCTTTGAAAAAGCCGGCTTTGAGGCGGATGATATGATCGCCACGTTGACGGAGAGATTGAAAGCGTATCCGGATATGGAAATGTGGATTGTGACCGGAGATATGGATCTTACGCAACTCGTGAATGATCAAGTCAAAATTTTGGCCCCGCTCACCGGCTTCAATGATGTTAAAACATACGATGCCGCGGCGGTGACTGAAAAATTCGGGGTGCGCCCGAATCAAATGGTGGACTACAAAGCATTGGTGGGGGATGTGAGTGACAATATTATGGGGGTGGATGGAATTGGAAAGAAAACCGCTGCTAAATTGCTTCAACAATATGATTCCCTGGATGGCATTTATTCGGCGATCGATTCCATCAAGGGGGCACTTCACGATAAATTGGAAAAGGGCAGAGAAGCCGCGTATCAATGTAAAACCTTGGTGTCATTGATTCATGATGCCCCGCTGGATTTTGTGTTGGAAGATTGTGTGACTCGCAGTGTGGATTCCCCCCAAATTCGACTGCTTTTTCAAGAGTTGGAATTCCGGCGATTATTGGAAAAATTTGATGGCATTCATGAAGGGTGGGAAAAGGAACAGCAACCGACGTTGTTTTAG
- the prfB gene encoding peptide chain release factor 2, with product MHQVIEKITALEKELKDALSFLKIEELETRATEIEAKMQAPDFWNNQAKAQECSKEHGLLRQKVKEWRQFEEDLKYAGELTKVVNEVKDDGEVKELKADVDELEKRYEKLEIQLYLSGKYDTYPVLLSVHAGAGGTDASDWAEMILRMYTRYAEAKGWKVVLQDRSLGEEAGIKSATLRIEGEYTYGFLKEEAGVHRLVRLSPFNTKHTRETSFCLVDIVPEISESEVEIDEEELRIDVFRSGGAGGQAVNKTDSAVRITHLPTGFVVQCQNERSQLQNKEQAMKALLSKLIALQEKLQLKELGDLRGEHVQNSWGNQIRSYVLHPYQMVKDHRTDYETSRVELVLDGNPNELDVFIEKALKQTRTKGVSNSRIYFPPHAK from the coding sequence ATGCATCAAGTCATCGAAAAAATCACGGCCCTCGAAAAAGAACTCAAGGACGCGCTTTCTTTCCTTAAAATCGAAGAACTCGAAACACGAGCCACGGAAATTGAAGCAAAAATGCAGGCCCCTGATTTTTGGAACAATCAAGCCAAGGCCCAAGAATGTTCCAAGGAGCACGGACTTTTACGACAAAAAGTAAAAGAATGGCGTCAATTTGAGGAAGATTTAAAGTATGCGGGAGAGCTTACAAAAGTGGTCAACGAAGTGAAGGATGATGGGGAGGTCAAAGAGTTAAAAGCGGACGTGGATGAGCTCGAAAAACGCTATGAAAAACTTGAAATTCAACTGTATTTAAGCGGAAAATACGACACCTATCCGGTGCTACTTTCCGTGCATGCGGGAGCGGGCGGAACCGATGCCTCGGATTGGGCGGAGATGATTTTGCGCATGTACACGCGCTACGCCGAAGCCAAAGGGTGGAAAGTGGTTTTACAAGATCGTTCATTGGGTGAAGAAGCCGGGATCAAAAGCGCCACACTGCGAATCGAGGGGGAATACACGTATGGATTTTTAAAAGAAGAAGCCGGCGTGCATCGTTTGGTGCGCCTGTCGCCTTTCAATACAAAACACACCCGGGAAACTTCATTTTGTTTGGTGGACATCGTGCCGGAAATCAGTGAAAGTGAAGTTGAAATCGACGAAGAAGAATTGCGCATTGATGTGTTTCGGTCCGGAGGGGCGGGCGGACAGGCGGTGAATAAAACCGATTCCGCGGTGCGCATCACGCATCTTCCGACCGGGTTTGTGGTGCAGTGTCAGAATGAAAGGAGCCAATTGCAAAACAAGGAACAAGCCATGAAGGCCCTTCTTTCAAAATTGATTGCGCTTCAAGAAAAATTGCAATTAAAAGAACTCGGAGACCTTCGTGGCGAACACGTTCAAAATTCATGGGGTAATCAAATTCGATCATATGTTTTACATCCGTATCAAATGGTCAAAGACCATCGCACGGATTATGAAACTTCGAGGGTCGAATTGGTGCTCGACGGCAACCCCAACGAGTTGGATGTTTTTATTGAAAAAGCGTTAAAACAGACACGAACGAAGTGAGTGTCCAATTCCCGCATTTATTTCCCTCCTCATGCAAAATAA
- the murD gene encoding UDP-N-acetylmuramoyl-L-alanine--D-glutamate ligase, translating into MNIAILGFGMEGKALANYFKRRKASLTICDQNPKTHVPKHFKSQMGENAFSNLKNFDLVFKSPGIPPARVAETPHLTTLTQYFFDHCPCPIIGVTGTKGKGTTSTLIYHLLKDAGQDAYLGGNIGVPPITFLGKLKKNSIVVLELSSFQTQDLTKSPHIAVILNVTSDHMDYHASIEEYHSAKANLLKHQTENDIVVANADYKKSFEIGKTSKGKLFTVSTRRKVALGADIESGKICIKGVKTTLSISSIKKVGLIGKHNLENILPAVVVAYGLGVEPVSLKKTIQEFKGLPHRLELVAIKKKVVYYNDSFSTTPETSVAAIRAFEKPIHLIAGGSEKYSDFSEWAKVCVETKKLKTVILTGEKSAVRMMEALRMANTVTPKKHRKNLKILHLLNLREAMIAAKTYAKAGDIVLLSPACASFEEFNNYKERGEIFKKLANE; encoded by the coding sequence ATGAATATCGCCATCCTGGGTTTTGGGATGGAGGGAAAAGCGCTTGCCAATTACTTTAAACGACGAAAAGCAAGCCTCACGATTTGCGACCAAAACCCAAAAACTCATGTGCCAAAACATTTTAAATCTCAGATGGGCGAGAACGCTTTTTCCAATTTGAAAAATTTTGATCTCGTTTTTAAAAGTCCGGGGATTCCTCCGGCGCGAGTCGCAGAAACGCCTCACCTAACAACCCTGACTCAATATTTTTTTGATCACTGCCCCTGTCCCATTATCGGCGTGACCGGCACAAAAGGAAAAGGAACCACTTCAACTCTGATTTACCATCTGTTAAAAGACGCGGGACAAGACGCTTATTTGGGCGGAAATATCGGCGTCCCTCCGATTACATTTTTAGGAAAATTAAAGAAAAATTCCATTGTGGTTCTCGAGCTTTCCAGTTTTCAAACGCAAGATTTAACCAAAAGTCCGCACATTGCCGTGATTTTAAATGTGACCTCGGATCACATGGATTATCACGCGAGCATCGAGGAGTATCATTCCGCAAAAGCCAATCTTTTAAAACATCAAACCGAAAATGACATTGTGGTTGCGAATGCGGATTACAAAAAATCTTTCGAAATCGGAAAAACCTCAAAAGGAAAACTTTTTACCGTGAGCACACGGCGAAAAGTGGCGCTCGGCGCAGACATTGAAAGCGGAAAAATTTGTATCAAAGGCGTTAAAACGACACTTTCCATTTCTTCGATTAAAAAAGTGGGGCTCATCGGAAAACACAATTTGGAAAATATTTTACCGGCCGTAGTCGTGGCCTACGGCTTGGGTGTTGAGCCCGTAAGCCTCAAAAAAACTATCCAAGAATTTAAAGGCCTTCCCCATCGTCTCGAACTCGTGGCCATAAAAAAGAAAGTGGTTTATTACAACGATTCTTTTTCCACTACACCCGAGACCTCCGTTGCCGCGATTCGTGCATTCGAGAAACCCATTCATCTCATTGCCGGCGGTTCGGAAAAATACAGCGATTTCAGTGAATGGGCCAAGGTTTGCGTGGAAACCAAAAAATTAAAAACAGTCATTTTAACAGGAGAAAAATCTGCGGTTCGCATGATGGAGGCTTTACGTATGGCCAACACCGTGACTCCAAAAAAACACCGGAAAAATTTGAAAATTTTACATCTCCTCAACTTGCGTGAAGCCATGATTGCAGCCAAAACCTACGCCAAAGCCGGAGACATTGTGTTGCTTTCCCCTGCGTGCGCCAGTTTTGAGGAATTTAACAATTACAAAGAAAGAGGAGAAATATTTAAAAAATTGGCAAACGAATAA
- a CDS encoding peptidoglycan bridge formation glycyltransferase FemA/FemB family protein: MQPIQILRVSGAQAQAQYETFVKANHGTIEQSYEWGQFQEKIPLRGRFVALMAMEGPVCVASMLLVRQRLPFGKCWLSVARGPLFHPGADIEPVWSLFLPELKRIAKAMAAVFIRFELPEYALPAQKEKMEELMGSGKNSFCLAHAHYQPEWTLKINLSGSINDILGQMKQKGRYNIKVAQKHGVTIRATHDSRDIKAFYEILQKTCTRDGFGIHSEHYYQTLVTFLVKNDLGTLYVAEKDGQIMAGMVATFYGETGTYYYGASDHAHRPLMAPYLLQWEALQEAKRRGCLWYDFLGVAPPDSPHHPWAGVTDFKEKFGGVRVEYPKAREWVLSRGWYWGMRVVKFFKSLGR, encoded by the coding sequence ATGCAACCCATCCAAATCCTTCGAGTCAGCGGCGCGCAAGCACAAGCGCAATACGAAACGTTCGTGAAAGCCAACCACGGGACGATCGAGCAATCGTACGAATGGGGACAATTTCAAGAAAAAATCCCGCTTCGAGGGCGATTTGTGGCCTTGATGGCTATGGAGGGCCCGGTGTGCGTGGCGTCGATGTTGCTGGTGCGCCAGCGCCTTCCTTTTGGTAAATGCTGGTTGTCTGTGGCACGCGGACCTTTATTTCATCCTGGTGCGGATATTGAACCGGTTTGGAGCCTTTTTTTACCTGAACTTAAACGAATCGCGAAAGCAATGGCTGCGGTTTTTATTCGTTTTGAACTCCCCGAATACGCCCTACCGGCCCAAAAGGAGAAAATGGAAGAACTCATGGGGTCGGGCAAAAATTCTTTTTGCCTCGCTCATGCGCATTATCAACCGGAATGGACATTAAAAATCAATCTTTCAGGTTCGATCAATGATATTTTGGGCCAAATGAAGCAAAAAGGGCGCTACAACATTAAGGTGGCACAAAAACATGGAGTTACGATTCGTGCTACGCATGACTCTCGGGATATAAAAGCCTTTTATGAAATTTTACAAAAAACATGTACTCGCGATGGATTTGGGATTCATTCCGAACATTATTATCAAACTTTGGTGACTTTTTTAGTAAAAAATGATCTGGGCACATTGTATGTTGCGGAAAAAGACGGACAAATCATGGCCGGAATGGTGGCGACTTTTTATGGCGAAACCGGAACATACTATTATGGCGCCTCCGACCATGCGCATCGACCCCTCATGGCCCCGTACTTACTTCAATGGGAAGCGCTACAAGAAGCCAAGCGACGCGGGTGTCTTTGGTATGACTTTTTGGGAGTTGCGCCGCCAGATTCCCCCCATCATCCTTGGGCCGGGGTCACGGATTTTAAGGAAAAATTCGGAGGTGTGCGCGTGGAATATCCAAAAGCGCGCGAATGGGTGCTGTCGCGAGGGTGGTATTGGGGGATGCGGGTGGTAAAATTTTTTAAATCGCTCGGTCGATAA
- a CDS encoding KH domain-containing protein — MDTDFSQGTDRDFIEHLVKQIVDDPTQVEVTRKVDDLGVLITLKVGKFDMGKVIGKNGQTAKALRTLLRVIGSRNNLRVNLKIVEPDGSEVRVGEDNGTEGRDILEEDVADQHAALPDDLQAAA; from the coding sequence ATGGATACGGATTTCTCTCAAGGAACTGATCGTGATTTTATTGAACATCTTGTTAAACAAATTGTGGACGACCCCACTCAAGTCGAAGTCACTCGAAAAGTGGACGACCTTGGCGTTCTTATTACTTTAAAGGTTGGAAAATTCGATATGGGCAAGGTGATCGGGAAAAACGGCCAAACCGCGAAAGCTCTCCGCACGCTTCTCCGCGTGATCGGGTCTCGCAATAATCTTCGAGTCAACCTTAAAATCGTGGAACCGGACGGAAGCGAAGTCCGTGTGGGAGAAGACAACGGAACCGAGGGACGCGACATTCTCGAGGAGGATGTGGCGGATCAACACGCGGCCTTACCGGATGATTTGCAAGCTGCGGCGTAA
- a CDS encoding flippase: protein MSTARRILSNTFVQIAGKGVTAILSILIVKIITNFLGLETYGFYISVYEFLAFFGIVADFGLFTIAVREITHDLDRKDFIFGNILSLRALLASTLMILAVVAVSLIPKYQGTYIPFGVAIASIAVFFSILNGTISSVLQVNLKMQYPAIGLILGKIVTVAYMIYVVFYAYTQPSAEAFFQLLWAGVFGNGVMLFFTWFFARRYAKIRFLFNWDYWKSTLWKALPYGAALVLNMVYFRIDSILLFLLRDATEVGIFGTPMRILDILLTIPVYFMSSVLPTLTLQAKHAPEKINSTIQHSFDFLVAVAAPIVAGVLALSYSLIFAVSSPEFLSRLDEGFYGADIALQILIVAMFFAFIGSAFTFTLIALGKQGKLLYISSIVAALNIAANLLLIPHWGFRGAAVVSVFSEILIVILAIVMLRRHLSYRLKFMSALKIIASATLMGLLVWVLRDPLYGVVQNFSLLILIPCGGIFYAGMLWVTGVVDQEKWRLIKGH, encoded by the coding sequence ATGTCCACGGCGCGCCGAATTCTTTCGAATACATTTGTACAAATCGCAGGCAAGGGTGTTACCGCGATTCTCAGTATTTTGATCGTAAAAATCATTACGAATTTTTTAGGCTTGGAAACGTATGGATTTTATATTTCCGTATATGAATTTTTGGCGTTTTTCGGGATTGTGGCGGATTTTGGGCTCTTTACCATTGCAGTAAGAGAAATTACGCATGATTTGGATCGAAAAGATTTTATTTTCGGGAATATTCTTAGTTTACGTGCGCTATTGGCGAGCACCCTAATGATCCTTGCCGTTGTTGCGGTTTCTCTTATTCCAAAATATCAGGGCACTTATATCCCGTTTGGGGTGGCCATCGCATCGATTGCCGTATTTTTTTCCATTTTAAACGGAACCATTTCAAGCGTTTTGCAGGTGAATTTAAAGATGCAATACCCGGCGATTGGGTTGATTTTGGGGAAAATTGTAACCGTAGCGTACATGATTTATGTGGTTTTTTATGCGTACACGCAACCGTCAGCGGAAGCGTTTTTTCAATTGCTGTGGGCCGGGGTGTTCGGGAATGGAGTGATGCTTTTTTTTACATGGTTTTTTGCTCGACGTTATGCCAAAATTCGATTTTTATTCAATTGGGATTATTGGAAAAGCACACTCTGGAAGGCGCTCCCATACGGTGCGGCATTGGTGTTGAATATGGTTTATTTTCGGATCGACTCTATCCTTCTTTTCCTTCTTAGGGATGCAACCGAAGTGGGGATTTTTGGAACGCCCATGCGAATTTTAGATATTTTATTAACGATTCCGGTTTATTTTATGAGTTCGGTTTTGCCCACATTAACGCTTCAAGCCAAACACGCTCCGGAAAAAATAAATTCCACCATACAACATTCTTTTGATTTTTTGGTGGCCGTGGCCGCCCCCATTGTGGCCGGTGTTTTAGCGCTGTCTTATTCCTTGATTTTTGCGGTCAGCAGTCCGGAGTTTTTAAGTCGCCTAGATGAAGGATTTTATGGGGCGGATATTGCGTTGCAAATCTTGATTGTGGCCATGTTTTTTGCATTCATCGGAAGCGCTTTCACCTTTACGTTGATCGCCTTGGGGAAACAAGGAAAATTGCTTTACATCAGCTCTATTGTGGCGGCGTTGAATATTGCGGCCAATCTTTTATTGATCCCCCATTGGGGGTTTCGTGGCGCGGCCGTGGTGAGCGTTTTCAGTGAAATTTTAATTGTGATTTTGGCCATCGTGATGTTACGTCGACATTTGTCTTATCGTTTAAAATTTATGTCGGCACTAAAAATCATTGCGTCCGCAACCTTGATGGGTTTGTTGGTTTGGGTTTTGCGTGATCCTTTGTATGGCGTTGTCCAAAATTTTAGTTTGCTCATTTTAATCCCGTGTGGAGGAATTTTTTATGCCGGGATGCTGTGGGTTACCGGCGTAGTGGATCAGGAAAAATGGAGGCTGATTAAAGGACATTAA